The following are encoded together in the Pseudodesulfovibrio indicus genome:
- a CDS encoding rhomboid family intramembrane serine protease, translating to MIPLRSNVPRVTIPYAVSAIIAVNVLAFLYVRTLDPHAVARLYHLFGVVPARFMEPDWAVWAGYPKTLGWPLVTYMFLHGGWLHLILNMWMLWLFGDNIEDVTGHGWFVLFYLLCGLAAVGTHMVFEGSSPMPVVGASGAVAGVLGAYIVLYPHGRVLTLIPVFFFPFIFRIPASLFLGFWFLLQVFSGIYSKVQGAQDVAWWAHVGGFVAGIVLIRWFRLPGVCRYCYNPDSKDYDREDSALPPL from the coding sequence GTGATCCCCCTGCGGAGCAACGTGCCCAGGGTGACGATTCCCTACGCCGTGTCCGCCATCATCGCGGTCAACGTGCTGGCCTTTCTCTACGTGCGCACCCTGGACCCCCACGCCGTGGCCCGGCTCTACCATCTCTTCGGGGTGGTCCCGGCCCGGTTCATGGAGCCGGACTGGGCCGTCTGGGCGGGTTATCCGAAGACCCTTGGATGGCCGCTGGTCACGTACATGTTCCTGCACGGCGGCTGGCTGCACCTGATCCTGAACATGTGGATGCTCTGGCTGTTCGGGGACAATATCGAGGACGTCACCGGCCACGGCTGGTTCGTGCTCTTCTACCTGCTCTGCGGGCTGGCCGCGGTGGGAACCCACATGGTCTTCGAGGGAAGCTCGCCCATGCCGGTGGTGGGGGCGTCCGGGGCCGTGGCCGGGGTGCTCGGCGCGTACATCGTGCTCTACCCCCACGGGAGGGTCCTGACCCTGATCCCGGTCTTCTTCTTTCCGTTCATCTTCCGCATCCCGGCGTCGCTCTTCCTGGGGTTCTGGTTCCTGCTCCAGGTCTTCTCCGGGATATACTCCAAGGTCCAGGGGGCCCAGGACGTGGCCTGGTGGGCGCACGTCGGCGGCTTCGTGGCGGGCATCGTGCTCATCCGCTGGTTCCGTCTGCCGGGCGTCTGCCGCTACTGCTACAACCCGGACAGCAAGGATTACGACCGCGAGGACTCGGCCCTGCCGCCCCTGTGA
- a CDS encoding YheT family hydrolase, with protein sequence MAAPLYIRTDRSYTGPMPVLPIPDYAPPFPFGSGDLATLYPPLFRLNPLTAPEPERVELADGDFLDMDWHRSRAGDPSGLVIVSHGLEGNSRRKYVLGMAAAATRLGWDAVCWSQRGCSEEPNRLARSYHSGETDDLHEIILHCLSAGRYSRVVLIGFSMGGNQILKYLGEDPGRVPGEVAGAAVFSVPCDLDAAERIISGRRVYFEYFMRGLRRKMREKGERFPDVVRAERLKGIRTLRDFDDRFTAPVGGFADAADYYAKASSLQFLRDIRVPALLVNAQNDPFLSPSCFPVQEAMSNPSLFLEMPVCGGHVGFVLRNRENVYWSERRAETFLAGLPR encoded by the coding sequence GTGGCCGCGCCCCTTTACATCCGGACCGACCGGTCGTACACCGGTCCCATGCCCGTACTCCCCATTCCCGACTACGCCCCCCCCTTCCCCTTCGGCTCCGGCGACCTGGCGACCCTGTACCCGCCCCTGTTCCGGCTCAACCCGCTGACCGCGCCCGAACCGGAGCGCGTGGAGCTGGCGGACGGCGACTTCCTGGACATGGACTGGCACCGCAGCCGCGCGGGCGACCCGTCCGGGCTGGTCATCGTCAGCCACGGCCTGGAGGGCAACTCGCGGCGCAAATACGTGCTCGGCATGGCCGCCGCGGCCACCCGGCTGGGCTGGGACGCGGTCTGCTGGTCCCAGCGCGGGTGCAGCGAGGAGCCGAACCGGCTGGCCCGCTCCTACCACTCCGGCGAGACCGACGACCTGCACGAGATCATCCTCCACTGCCTGTCCGCCGGGCGCTATTCCCGCGTGGTCCTGATCGGCTTTTCCATGGGCGGCAACCAGATCCTCAAGTACCTGGGCGAAGACCCGGGCCGCGTGCCCGGCGAGGTGGCCGGAGCCGCCGTGTTCTCGGTGCCCTGCGACCTGGACGCGGCGGAAAGGATCATCTCCGGCCGCCGCGTGTATTTCGAATATTTCATGCGCGGCCTGCGCCGGAAGATGCGCGAAAAGGGCGAACGGTTCCCGGACGTGGTCCGCGCCGAGCGGCTCAAGGGAATCCGCACCCTGCGCGATTTCGACGACCGGTTCACCGCGCCGGTAGGCGGGTTCGCGGACGCCGCCGACTACTATGCCAAGGCGTCCAGCCTCCAGTTCCTGCGCGACATCCGGGTGCCCGCCCTGCTGGTCAACGCGCAGAACGACCCGTTCCTGTCGCCCTCCTGCTTCCCGGTGCAGGAGGCCATGTCCAACCCGAGCCTGTTCCTGGAGATGCCGGTCTGCGGCGGCCACGTCGGGTTCGTGCTCCGCAACCGGGAGAACGTCTACTGGTCCGAGCGGCGGGCCGAAACGTTCCTGGCCGGGCTGCCCCGCTGA
- a CDS encoding BON domain-containing protein encodes MNNPFRLAACLTILCLALGSAAWTPWGAIYGSARDERSVGDQASDNKISLSIKGTLADKDSKLALKVHVYCFLGHVYLVGAIDDKDFRAFAIRTAKGTENVGKVTDYFKKETDTTADDLEIAAKVRTDLIAEGDLSATQIEQEVMDGEVVLLGMVRSKADAALAVKVARGVKGVKKVTSFLIPSK; translated from the coding sequence ATGAACAACCCATTCCGGCTCGCGGCCTGCCTGACGATTCTTTGCCTGGCCCTGGGTTCCGCCGCCTGGACCCCATGGGGGGCCATCTACGGCTCGGCCCGCGACGAACGCAGCGTGGGCGACCAGGCCTCGGACAACAAGATTTCCCTGTCCATCAAGGGGACCCTGGCGGACAAGGACTCGAAACTGGCGCTCAAGGTGCACGTATACTGCTTCCTGGGTCACGTCTATCTGGTGGGAGCCATCGACGACAAGGACTTCCGGGCCTTCGCCATACGGACCGCCAAGGGGACCGAGAACGTGGGCAAGGTCACCGACTACTTCAAGAAGGAGACCGACACCACCGCCGACGACCTGGAGATCGCGGCCAAGGTGCGCACGGACCTCATCGCCGAGGGCGACCTGAGCGCCACCCAGATCGAGCAGGAAGTCATGGACGGCGAGGTGGTTTTGCTGGGCATGGTCCGGTCAAAGGCGGACGCCGCCCTGGCCGTGAAGGTGGCCAGGGGCGTGAAGGGAGTGAAGAAGGTCACGTCCTTCCTCATCCCGAGCAAGTAG
- the clpB gene encoding ATP-dependent chaperone ClpB: MDPNTFTRKTQEAVSEAQNLAIRSGHQQIDCEHLMHALVAQEQGLAGQILRKLGVAPDGYLGAIDAEIAKLPRVTGSGARPDQIVVTQRMQKLLVAADDMRKRMKDEYVSVEHLFVALMDESGNTGVGRVNKQFGLDKNKVLAALEEVRGKQRVTSDNPEATYDSLKKYGRDLVEEARSGKLDPVIGRDGEIRRVIRILSRRTKNNPVLIGEAGVGKTAIAEGLAQRIVKGDVPEGLKDKTVFSLDMSALIAGAKYRGEFEERLKAVLKEVAESAGQIVMFIDELHTIVGAGKTDGAMDAGNILKPMLARGELHCIGATTLDEYRKYIEKDPALERRFQTVLVEEPSVEDTISILRGLRERFEVHHGVRIADAAIVEAAVLSNRYITDRQLPDKAIDLIDEAAALIRTEIDSQPYELDKANRQIMQLEIEREALKRESDKGSRDRLAELEKKLAELKESQSALLAQWENEKSSIERLRSLKGEIENVRREIDEAKRIPDYNRAAELEYGRLPQLEKELNQRNEALETGDGPRMVKEEVGPDDIAQVIAKWTGIPVSRLMEGEREKLLRLSDVLHERVIGQDQAVQAVADAVLRARAGLKNPTRPIGSFIFLGPTGVGKTELCKTLAAALFDTEDNMVRIDMSEYMEKHTVARLIGAPPGYVGYDEGGQLTEAVRRKPYSVILFDEIEKAHHDVFNVLLQILDDGRLTDSHGRTVDFKNTIVIMTSNLGAEFMLDGIDEQGEFKPGVEDQVREVLRRHFRPEFLNRVDETVLFRPLTQDQLVGIIDLLAAGLRSRLADRKIGLVLTDRAKGFIAQSAYDPSFGARPLHRYLQHNLETPLARKLIGGELTDGDTVTVDERDGALVFD; encoded by the coding sequence ATGGATCCCAATACCTTTACGCGAAAAACACAGGAAGCCGTGTCCGAGGCCCAGAACCTGGCCATTCGGAGCGGACACCAACAGATAGACTGCGAACACCTCATGCACGCCCTGGTGGCCCAGGAGCAGGGCTTGGCGGGACAGATCCTGCGCAAGCTCGGCGTGGCCCCGGACGGGTATCTCGGGGCCATCGACGCCGAGATCGCCAAGCTCCCCCGCGTGACCGGCTCGGGCGCGCGCCCGGACCAGATCGTGGTCACCCAGCGCATGCAGAAGCTGCTGGTGGCCGCCGACGACATGCGCAAGCGGATGAAGGACGAGTACGTCTCCGTGGAGCATCTCTTCGTGGCCCTGATGGACGAGTCCGGCAACACCGGCGTGGGCCGCGTGAACAAGCAGTTCGGTTTGGACAAGAACAAGGTCCTGGCCGCCCTGGAAGAGGTGCGCGGCAAGCAGCGCGTGACCTCCGACAACCCGGAGGCGACCTACGACTCGCTGAAGAAGTACGGCCGCGACCTCGTGGAGGAGGCGCGCTCCGGCAAGCTCGACCCGGTCATTGGCCGCGACGGCGAGATCCGGCGCGTCATCCGCATCCTGTCCCGCCGCACCAAGAACAACCCGGTGCTCATCGGCGAGGCGGGCGTGGGCAAGACGGCCATCGCCGAGGGGCTGGCCCAGCGCATCGTCAAGGGCGACGTGCCCGAGGGGCTCAAGGACAAGACCGTGTTTTCCCTGGACATGTCCGCGCTCATCGCGGGCGCCAAGTACCGGGGCGAGTTCGAGGAACGGCTCAAGGCCGTGCTCAAGGAGGTCGCCGAGTCCGCCGGGCAGATCGTCATGTTCATCGACGAGCTGCACACCATCGTGGGCGCGGGCAAGACCGACGGAGCCATGGACGCGGGCAACATCCTGAAGCCCATGCTGGCGCGCGGCGAGCTGCACTGCATCGGCGCGACCACGCTCGACGAGTACCGCAAGTACATCGAGAAGGACCCGGCGCTGGAACGCCGCTTCCAGACCGTGCTGGTCGAGGAGCCGTCGGTGGAGGACACCATCTCCATCCTGCGCGGGCTGCGCGAGCGGTTCGAGGTGCATCACGGCGTGCGCATCGCGGACGCGGCCATCGTGGAGGCGGCGGTGCTCTCCAACCGGTACATCACCGACCGCCAGCTCCCGGACAAGGCCATCGACCTCATTGACGAAGCCGCCGCCCTGATCCGCACCGAGATCGATTCCCAGCCCTACGAGCTGGACAAGGCCAACCGCCAGATAATGCAGCTGGAGATCGAGCGCGAGGCGCTCAAGCGCGAATCCGACAAGGGGTCGCGCGACCGGCTGGCCGAGCTGGAGAAGAAGCTGGCCGAACTCAAGGAATCCCAGTCCGCGCTGCTGGCCCAGTGGGAGAACGAGAAGTCCTCCATCGAGCGGCTGCGCTCGCTGAAGGGCGAGATCGAGAACGTCCGCCGCGAGATCGACGAGGCCAAGCGGATTCCCGACTACAACCGCGCCGCCGAGCTGGAATACGGCAGGCTGCCGCAGTTGGAGAAGGAGCTGAATCAGCGCAACGAGGCGCTGGAGACCGGCGACGGCCCGCGCATGGTCAAGGAGGAGGTCGGCCCGGACGACATCGCCCAGGTCATCGCCAAGTGGACCGGCATTCCCGTCTCCCGGCTGATGGAAGGGGAGCGCGAGAAGCTGCTGCGGCTGTCCGACGTCCTGCACGAGCGGGTCATCGGCCAGGACCAGGCTGTCCAGGCCGTGGCCGACGCGGTGCTGCGCGCCCGCGCGGGCCTCAAGAACCCGACCCGGCCCATCGGCTCGTTCATTTTCCTCGGCCCCACGGGCGTGGGCAAGACCGAGCTGTGCAAGACCCTGGCCGCTGCCCTGTTCGACACCGAGGACAACATGGTCCGCATCGACATGTCGGAGTACATGGAGAAGCACACCGTGGCGCGGCTCATCGGCGCGCCTCCGGGCTACGTGGGCTATGACGAGGGCGGCCAGCTGACCGAGGCCGTGCGGCGCAAGCCGTACTCGGTCATCCTGTTCGACGAGATCGAGAAGGCGCACCACGACGTGTTCAACGTCCTGCTCCAGATCCTCGACGACGGGCGGCTGACGGACTCCCACGGGCGGACCGTGGACTTCAAGAACACCATCGTGATCATGACCTCCAACCTCGGGGCGGAGTTCATGCTCGACGGCATCGACGAGCAGGGCGAGTTCAAGCCCGGCGTGGAGGACCAGGTCCGCGAGGTCCTGCGCCGCCACTTCCGGCCGGAGTTCCTGAACCGCGTGGACGAGACCGTGCTCTTCCGGCCCCTGACCCAGGACCAGCTGGTGGGCATCATCGACCTGCTGGCCGCCGGGCTGCGCAGCCGTCTGGCCGATCGCAAGATCGGCCTGGTCCTGACCGACCGGGCCAAGGGGTTCATCGCCCAGTCCGCCTACGACCCGTCCTTCGGCGCGCGCCCGCTGCACCGGTATCTCCAGCACAACCTGGAGACCCCGCTGGCCCGCAAGCTCATCGGCGGCGAACTGACCGACGGCGACACCGTCACCGTGGACGAGCGCGACGGCGCGCTGGTCTTCGACTAG
- a CDS encoding PHP domain-containing protein — translation MLIDLHVHSTCSQCSVLRPGEILAHARAMGLDGVCITDHDTMAVRSQLREGFQPDGLLVIVGMEYATPQGDYLVFGNLDSLPGGLGAEPLLERVRSLGGAVVSAHPCRTLRPADPAVLAGGLCSAAEVENGRNSRAENLLGLRLAVRHGLSQVAGSDAHTLEELGRCPTRFSVPVASAADLADALNRGLCRPFSENRSAA, via the coding sequence ATGCTCATCGATCTGCACGTCCATTCCACCTGCTCCCAATGCTCGGTGCTCCGGCCCGGCGAGATCCTCGCCCACGCCCGCGCCATGGGGTTGGACGGCGTATGCATCACGGACCACGACACCATGGCCGTCCGCTCCCAGCTGCGGGAGGGGTTCCAGCCGGACGGGCTGCTGGTCATCGTGGGCATGGAATACGCCACACCCCAGGGCGACTACCTGGTCTTCGGGAACCTCGATTCCCTGCCGGGCGGCCTGGGGGCCGAACCCCTGCTGGAGCGGGTCCGCTCCCTGGGCGGCGCGGTCGTGTCCGCCCACCCCTGCCGGACCCTGCGGCCCGCCGATCCCGCCGTCCTGGCGGGCGGGCTGTGCTCTGCGGCCGAGGTCGAGAACGGGCGCAACTCCAGGGCGGAGAACCTCCTCGGGCTGCGGCTGGCCGTGCGCCACGGGCTGAGCCAGGTGGCCGGGTCCGACGCCCACACCCTCGAGGAGCTGGGCCGTTGCCCCACGCGGTTCTCCGTGCCGGTGGCCAGCGCCGCCGATCTGGCGGACGCCCTCAACCGGGGGCTTTGCCGTCCCTTCTCCGAAAACCGTTCCGCCGCCTGA
- a CDS encoding nucleotide exchange factor GrpE, with protein MAKNRNDVPINGLYDDEGKIFGEEQAAEGGQAPDQADEAGETEVSLSREELAALCKESICPGCDVFKEAESIRLRALADSENVKKRLLRETEEMKKYAGESVLADLLPILDNLDLALAHTDGLSAECKNFVIGVDMTRKLFVDAVKGHGLEVVQAAKGADFDPEVHDAVGTVQEPGLGDNQIAQVIQNGYRLKGRLLRPAKVMVNKP; from the coding sequence ATGGCGAAAAATAGAAACGACGTGCCCATCAACGGCCTTTACGACGACGAGGGCAAGATCTTCGGCGAGGAACAGGCGGCGGAAGGGGGCCAGGCCCCGGACCAGGCCGACGAGGCGGGCGAGACCGAGGTCTCCCTGAGCCGCGAGGAGCTGGCCGCCCTGTGCAAGGAATCCATCTGTCCCGGCTGCGACGTGTTCAAGGAGGCGGAGTCCATTCGGCTGCGCGCCCTGGCCGATTCCGAGAACGTCAAGAAGCGGCTGCTGCGCGAAACCGAGGAGATGAAGAAGTATGCGGGCGAGTCCGTCCTGGCCGACCTGCTGCCCATCCTCGACAACCTGGACCTGGCCCTGGCCCACACGGACGGGCTGTCCGCCGAGTGCAAGAATTTCGTCATCGGCGTGGACATGACCCGCAAGCTGTTCGTCGACGCGGTCAAGGGCCACGGCCTGGAAGTGGTGCAGGCCGCCAAGGGCGCGGACTTCGACCCCGAGGTGCACGACGCCGTGGGGACCGTTCAGGAGCCCGGCCTCGGCGACAACCAGATCGCCCAGGTGATCCAGAACGGCTATCGCCTCAAGGGTCGGCTGCTGCGTCCGGCCAAGGTGATGGTCAACAAGCCGTAG
- a CDS encoding DnaJ C-terminal domain-containing protein, producing the protein MEYRDYYKLLGVSRSASKEEIGKAFKKLARKYHPDLNPNDEGAEAKFKEINEAYEVLKDEKKRKLYDQFGSNWEHGQNFQPPPGYENVHFGGSGFGGGGGGFSDFFETIFGGGGGGGSFRGGFQSGGFSQGDFGGYQQRPRRGADSEASYELSLEEAFRGGKKTISLQEQTAGPDGFPRMTTKTLEVNVPAGIKDGQKIRLAGQGNPGLNGGSKGDLYLKIKLMPHAMFKVSDSDVVLDLALTPWEAALGTTLRVPTLDGAVEMKIPPGIGSGKKLRIKGRGLGSGSRKGDQFVRIMIQVPERLTTEERDLMEKLRDVSQFKPRSF; encoded by the coding sequence ATGGAATATAGAGACTATTACAAACTTCTCGGCGTGTCCCGTTCCGCGTCCAAGGAAGAGATCGGCAAGGCCTTCAAGAAGCTGGCCCGCAAGTACCACCCCGATCTCAACCCCAACGACGAGGGCGCGGAGGCCAAGTTCAAGGAAATCAACGAGGCCTACGAAGTCCTCAAGGACGAGAAGAAGCGGAAGCTCTATGACCAGTTCGGCTCCAACTGGGAGCACGGGCAGAATTTCCAGCCCCCGCCGGGCTACGAGAACGTCCATTTCGGCGGCTCCGGATTCGGCGGTGGCGGCGGAGGCTTCTCCGACTTCTTCGAGACCATCTTCGGCGGTGGCGGCGGAGGCGGCTCCTTCCGTGGCGGCTTCCAGTCCGGCGGGTTCTCCCAGGGCGACTTCGGCGGCTATCAGCAGCGTCCCCGCAGGGGGGCGGACTCCGAGGCGTCCTACGAGCTGTCGCTGGAAGAGGCCTTCCGAGGCGGCAAGAAGACCATCTCGCTCCAGGAGCAGACCGCCGGTCCCGACGGGTTCCCGCGCATGACCACCAAGACCCTGGAGGTCAACGTGCCCGCGGGCATCAAGGACGGCCAGAAGATCCGGTTGGCGGGCCAGGGCAATCCCGGCCTGAACGGCGGCTCCAAGGGCGACCTGTACCTGAAGATCAAGCTCATGCCGCACGCCATGTTCAAGGTGTCGGATTCGGACGTGGTCCTGGACCTCGCCCTGACCCCGTGGGAAGCGGCGCTCGGCACCACCCTGCGCGTGCCCACCCTGGACGGCGCGGTGGAGATGAAGATTCCGCCCGGCATCGGTTCCGGCAAGAAACTGCGCATCAAGGGCCGCGGGCTCGGCTCCGGCTCCCGCAAGGGAGACCAGTTCGTGCGCATCATGATCCAGGTCCCCGAACGCCTCACCACCGAGGAGCGGGACCTGATGGAAAAGCTGCGCGACGTGTCCCAATTCAAGCCGAGAAGCTTCTAG
- a CDS encoding chaperone modulator CbpM has translation MTTKKLQEMIMHMPGLNLPERSEYVAWAQLVQLTSIQSDEIGELVDLGWISPKKTGSEEYLFRLRDVYRIHKLMRLVHDLEVSVYGGSIIVDLMERIEELEKEVVELKRLI, from the coding sequence ATGACCACCAAGAAATTGCAGGAAATGATCATGCACATGCCGGGCCTGAACCTGCCCGAGCGGAGCGAATACGTGGCCTGGGCCCAACTGGTCCAGCTGACCTCCATCCAGTCCGACGAGATCGGCGAACTGGTGGACCTGGGCTGGATCAGCCCCAAGAAGACCGGGTCGGAGGAATACCTCTTCCGACTGCGCGACGTGTACCGCATCCACAAGCTCATGCGGCTGGTGCACGACCTGGAGGTCTCGGTCTACGGCGGGTCCATCATCGTGGACCTGATGGAGCGGATAGAAGAACTGGAAAAGGAAGTCGTGGAACTCAAGCGACTGATATAA
- a CDS encoding aminopeptidase, with amino-acid sequence MPLYEQIDMENYAEVLTWALAESRERPLRNGEPVLIRYDIPGLALAEAVYSRLMDMHLSPVTMANPTPYMEMERYLNSSYGQLLFQQPGLAELYSQVGGVINIIAPEELTHLQTVDPRTIAEARRADTPNRRILQRRRQSGAMGWTTCIYPTEALAEASGMTLDEYAKALLRACWLNMPDPVREWRRMQREVGELGAWLDGLAIDRLKVESENADLTVGMGENRRFVGVNGANIPGYEIYVAPDSRKVDGIYYADQPTLRYGRLLFGLSLEFSGGIATTVEAERGATFVQQQLYSDAGARRVGEFSLTDKRFSRVDRFMAHTLLDENFGGEHGNCHIALGGSVLESFAGPAEMLTPELEYELGFNSSDMHWDLVNTQPKRVTAWLKDGTPKLIYENGEFRL; translated from the coding sequence GTGCCGCTGTACGAACAGATAGACATGGAGAACTACGCCGAGGTCCTGACCTGGGCGCTGGCCGAATCCAGGGAGCGCCCGCTGCGCAACGGCGAGCCGGTGCTCATCCGCTACGACATCCCCGGCCTGGCCCTGGCCGAGGCGGTCTACTCCCGGCTCATGGACATGCACCTCTCCCCGGTGACCATGGCCAACCCCACGCCCTACATGGAGATGGAGCGCTACCTGAACTCCAGCTACGGCCAGCTCCTGTTTCAGCAGCCCGGCCTGGCCGAGCTCTATTCCCAGGTGGGCGGGGTCATCAACATCATCGCCCCGGAGGAGCTGACCCACCTCCAGACCGTGGACCCGCGGACCATCGCCGAGGCCAGGCGGGCCGACACGCCCAACCGGCGCATCCTCCAGCGGCGCAGGCAGTCCGGGGCCATGGGCTGGACCACCTGCATCTATCCCACCGAGGCCCTGGCCGAGGCGTCCGGCATGACCCTGGACGAGTACGCCAAGGCGCTCCTGCGCGCCTGCTGGCTGAACATGCCCGACCCGGTGCGCGAGTGGCGGCGGATGCAGCGCGAGGTGGGCGAGCTCGGCGCCTGGCTCGACGGGCTGGCCATCGACCGGCTCAAGGTGGAGTCCGAGAACGCGGACCTGACCGTGGGCATGGGCGAGAACCGCCGGTTTGTGGGCGTGAACGGGGCCAACATCCCGGGCTACGAGATCTACGTGGCCCCGGACTCGCGCAAGGTGGACGGAATCTACTACGCGGACCAGCCGACCCTGCGCTACGGGCGGCTGCTCTTCGGCCTCTCCCTTGAGTTCTCCGGGGGCATCGCCACCACGGTGGAGGCCGAGCGGGGCGCGACCTTCGTCCAGCAGCAGCTTTATTCGGACGCGGGCGCGCGCCGGGTGGGGGAGTTCTCCCTGACCGACAAGCGGTTCTCGCGCGTGGACCGGTTCATGGCCCATACCCTGCTCGACGAGAACTTCGGCGGCGAGCACGGCAACTGCCACATCGCCCTGGGCGGCTCGGTCCTGGAGAGCTTCGCCGGCCCGGCCGAAATGCTCACCCCGGAGCTGGAATACGAGCTGGGCTTCAACAGCTCGGACATGCACTGGGACCTGGTCAACACCCAGCCCAAGCGGGTCACGGCCTGGCTCAAGGACGGCACCCCCAAGCTGATCTACGAGAACGGCGAGTTCCGCCTCTGA
- a CDS encoding multidrug effflux MFS transporter, protein MPNLILLSLLAAFPPLSTDMYLPAIPTLQALWGVSFATVNLSLVLFMATFSVFLLIHGPLSDRFGRRPVLMVGIFLFIAGTSLCAASQSIAMLLAGRCVQAAGAAAASSLALALSKDLYSGQERQKILAYIGVIMAFAPMLAPTIGGLMLKFASWRLIFVSQSCLALVGLYGVYKLKEPVTRFTSGGFLAVAGRYLTVARNLPFMVLSLGFALMVLPHFAFIGGSTDIYMNRFGLSEDVFGYYFGFNALGFMLGSLACTRLAGVYKPLHMLYFTIGTFFLGGVLMLVLGGDTPYTVAAAMICITFSVGFSRPISNSMILDQVDTDVGAASGILTFEIFMIAAVAMQLISLDWADKPMLIGMGAMISALVPLAALQLVKKRCRF, encoded by the coding sequence ATGCCCAATCTGATCCTGCTTTCCCTGCTGGCGGCCTTTCCGCCGTTGTCCACGGACATGTACCTTCCGGCCATCCCGACGTTGCAGGCCCTGTGGGGAGTGTCCTTCGCCACGGTGAACCTGTCGCTGGTCCTGTTCATGGCGACCTTCAGCGTGTTCCTGCTGATCCACGGCCCGCTGTCCGACCGGTTCGGGCGCAGGCCGGTGCTCATGGTCGGCATTTTTCTGTTCATCGCCGGGACGAGCCTGTGCGCGGCCTCCCAGTCCATCGCCATGCTGCTGGCGGGGCGCTGCGTCCAGGCGGCGGGGGCGGCGGCCGCGTCCTCCCTGGCCCTGGCCCTGTCCAAGGACCTCTATTCCGGTCAGGAGCGCCAGAAGATCCTGGCCTACATCGGGGTGATCATGGCCTTCGCGCCCATGCTGGCCCCGACCATCGGCGGGCTGATGCTCAAGTTCGCGTCCTGGCGGCTGATCTTCGTCTCCCAGTCCTGCCTGGCCCTGGTCGGCCTGTACGGGGTATACAAGCTCAAGGAGCCGGTGACCCGGTTCACGAGCGGCGGGTTCCTGGCCGTGGCCGGACGCTACCTGACCGTGGCCCGCAACCTGCCGTTCATGGTCCTGTCCCTGGGGTTCGCCCTGATGGTCCTGCCGCACTTCGCCTTCATCGGCGGGTCCACGGACATCTACATGAACCGGTTCGGCCTGTCCGAGGACGTCTTCGGCTATTACTTCGGGTTCAACGCCCTGGGCTTCATGCTCGGCTCCCTGGCCTGCACCCGGCTGGCGGGCGTGTACAAGCCCCTGCACATGCTCTATTTCACCATCGGGACCTTCTTCCTGGGCGGGGTGCTGATGCTCGTCCTGGGCGGCGACACCCCATATACCGTGGCCGCCGCCATGATCTGCATCACCTTCTCGGTGGGCTTCTCGCGGCCCATCTCCAATTCCATGATCCTGGACCAGGTGGACACGGACGTGGGCGCGGCCTCCGGCATCCTGACCTTCGAGATTTTCATGATCGCGGCCGTGGCCATGCAGCTCATCTCCCTGGACTGGGCGGACAAGCCCATGCTCATCGGCATGGGGGCCATGATCAGCGCCCTGGTCCCCCTGGCGGCCCTGCAACTGGTCAAGAAGCGGTGCCGGTTCTGA